In Marivirga salinae, a single window of DNA contains:
- a CDS encoding sugar phosphate isomerase/epimerase family protein, with translation MKRRKFIQQAGMLSSLAFIPTSILSACSPQNQGVAKEAGLQLYTLREALEKDFKGTIEKAANIGYKNLEFFNYSDGKYFGNSIKDVKSILDEFGLKAKSSHVLTGWAMPDNVGTMTNDWERTVADAAELGQTHIACAYLFDSERESIDDYKKLSDLLNSCGETAKEYGVQMAYHNHDFEFQRLDGKIPYDLLLSQCNVNLVKFELDLYWTARAGVDPVEYFKNNEGRFPLWHVKDMGAGEEQFFSAVGEGVIDWQKIFNHASTAGLKQFFVEQDDTKSGKPFEEITKSYKYLKGIKRS, from the coding sequence ATGAAGAGACGGAAATTTATACAACAGGCTGGAATGCTGTCTTCACTGGCATTTATTCCAACATCTATTCTTTCGGCTTGCTCACCTCAAAATCAAGGTGTTGCAAAAGAAGCAGGTTTGCAATTATATACATTAAGAGAAGCATTAGAAAAAGATTTCAAAGGCACTATTGAAAAAGCAGCGAATATTGGTTATAAAAATCTGGAATTCTTTAATTATTCTGATGGGAAGTATTTTGGAAATAGCATTAAAGATGTGAAATCCATTTTGGATGAATTTGGCTTAAAAGCTAAAAGTAGTCATGTTTTAACTGGTTGGGCAATGCCTGATAATGTAGGGACCATGACCAACGATTGGGAAAGAACAGTAGCTGATGCTGCCGAGTTAGGACAAACACATATAGCTTGTGCTTATCTCTTTGACTCTGAGCGTGAAAGCATCGATGATTATAAGAAGTTGTCGGATTTATTAAATTCATGTGGAGAAACGGCCAAAGAATATGGAGTACAAATGGCTTATCATAACCATGATTTTGAATTCCAGAGGTTGGACGGTAAAATTCCTTATGATTTATTGCTTTCACAATGCAATGTAAATCTAGTGAAATTTGAATTGGATTTATATTGGACAGCTAGAGCTGGGGTAGACCCTGTGGAATATTTCAAAAATAATGAAGGAAGATTTCCTTTATGGCATGTGAAAGATATGGGAGCAGGAGAGGAGCAGTTTTTCTCAGCAGTTGGAGAAGGCGTAATCGACTGGCAAAAAATCTTTAATCACGCATCCACCGCAGGTTTAAAGCAATTCTTTGTAGAACAAGATGATACTAAAAGTGGAAAACCTTTTGAAGAAATAACAAAGAGTTATAAGTATTTGAAGGGAATTAAGAGGAGTTAG
- a CDS encoding lipocalin family protein — MKNLRFLLILAIGAFMFQSCNDDETAKEGDVEGKWDVTGLAFDITINGESLSSFYSDADQADSFESSIEALYGASFEGASIEFKSDGSYSSTDTDGSNDTGTWSLNSDGTLLTMDGGTPNEFSFDIITSTKNSLVIGYSESNSTQDLNQDGSNDELKISFDITMSK, encoded by the coding sequence ATGAAAAATTTAAGATTTTTATTAATTCTAGCGATTGGTGCATTTATGTTCCAATCATGTAACGATGATGAAACAGCAAAAGAAGGCGATGTTGAAGGAAAATGGGATGTAACAGGCTTGGCCTTTGACATTACAATTAATGGTGAAAGCTTAAGTAGCTTTTATTCAGATGCAGATCAAGCAGATTCATTTGAAAGTTCAATTGAAGCTTTATATGGAGCAAGTTTCGAAGGCGCTTCCATTGAATTCAAATCAGATGGTAGTTATTCATCAACGGACACTGACGGTTCCAATGATACAGGAACTTGGTCGCTAAATTCTGATGGTACATTACTTACAATGGACGGTGGTACACCAAATGAATTTAGTTTTGATATAATAACTTCAACGAAGAATAGTCTTGTTATAGGATATTCTGAATCTAACAGTACTCAAGATCTTAATCAAGATGGATCTAATGATGAGTTGAAAATCTCATTCGATATAACTATGTCGAAATAA
- the murB gene encoding UDP-N-acetylmuramate dehydrogenase, whose protein sequence is MLKFLQSQSLADYNTFGFDVKAELFVEINSVEEFQELLHTPEWNENQHLILGGGSNILLTDDYHGLVIINRISGTNILEEDDKSVVVKCGGGENWHQFVLYTLQQNLGGLENLSLIPGTVGAAPMQNIGAYGVEIKDTFHSLEAINLKTAKLVVFFPDECEFGYRESIFKHKFKGEYLIASVSFRLDKPGFHHLNLDYGIIKNVLKDKKIENPTIQDVSNAVIEIRQSKLPDPVEIGNSGSFFKNPIIESSEFEKLKSEFPEMPFYELEEGKIKLAAGWLIEKAGWKGHQENGVGVHQRQALVLVNHGEGSGKDILNLAKKIQDSIHSRFGVELSPEVNFIST, encoded by the coding sequence ATGCTGAAATTCTTACAATCTCAATCTTTAGCTGATTACAATACCTTTGGTTTTGATGTTAAAGCTGAATTATTTGTTGAGATCAACAGTGTTGAGGAATTTCAAGAGTTATTGCACACGCCTGAATGGAATGAAAACCAACACTTAATTCTAGGTGGAGGTAGCAATATATTGCTGACTGATGATTATCATGGTTTAGTAATTATCAATAGAATTTCAGGAACCAATATTTTAGAAGAGGATGACAAATCGGTGGTTGTAAAATGCGGTGGAGGTGAAAATTGGCATCAATTTGTTCTTTATACCTTACAACAAAATTTGGGTGGACTGGAAAATTTATCACTAATACCCGGGACGGTAGGCGCTGCACCCATGCAGAATATTGGTGCTTATGGAGTAGAAATAAAAGATACATTTCATTCGCTTGAGGCTATTAATTTAAAAACTGCAAAGCTAGTGGTGTTTTTCCCAGACGAATGCGAATTTGGTTATAGGGAAAGTATTTTTAAACACAAATTCAAAGGAGAATATTTAATTGCTTCAGTTAGTTTTAGATTAGATAAACCTGGTTTTCATCACTTGAATCTTGATTATGGCATTATTAAAAATGTATTGAAAGATAAAAAAATTGAAAATCCTACTATACAAGATGTGAGTAATGCTGTAATAGAAATAAGACAATCGAAACTTCCTGATCCTGTTGAGATTGGGAATTCCGGTAGTTTCTTCAAAAATCCCATTATTGAGTCTTCAGAATTTGAAAAGTTGAAAAGTGAGTTTCCGGAAATGCCATTTTATGAATTGGAGGAGGGTAAAATTAAACTAGCTGCAGGTTGGTTAATTGAAAAAGCAGGCTGGAAAGGCCATCAAGAAAATGGAGTAGGAGTTCACCAAAGACAAGCTCTGGTTTTAGTAAATCACGGTGAAGGAAGCGGGAAAGACATTTTGAATTTGGCAAAAAAAATTCAGGACTCAATTCATTCCAGATTTGGTGTTGAATTAAGTCCTGAAGTGAATTTTATTTCGACATAG
- a CDS encoding bifunctional 3,4-dihydroxy-2-butanone-4-phosphate synthase/GTP cyclohydrolase II — protein sequence MSSERIQLDTIESAIEAIKKGEIIIVVDDEDRENEGDFICAAEKVTPEIINFMSKHGRGLICASLPEDRCNELGLELMVGKNTAQFETPFTVSVDLIGEGTTTGISASDRSKTIQALVNPNTKPEVLGKPGHIFPLKARQGGVLRRTGHTEAAVDFSKLAGLTPGGVLVEIMNEDGTMARLPDLRIVADKFNLKLVAIKDLIEYRLNNESLVEEKVDVEMPTDYGDFKLVAFEQTTTKDNHLALVKGEWKEDEPVLVRVHSSCLTGDIFGSCRCDCGPQLHQAMEMIEKEGKGVIVYMNQEGRGIGLMNKLKAYKLQEQGMDTVEANVALGFKMDQRDYGVGAQILRKLGVRKIRLVSNNPTKRAGLLGYGLEIVENVALEIPPNKHNENYLRTKRDKMGHSILKNS from the coding sequence ATGTCGTCAGAAAGAATTCAATTAGATACTATAGAGTCAGCTATTGAAGCGATTAAAAAAGGAGAAATCATCATTGTTGTAGATGATGAAGATAGAGAGAATGAAGGTGACTTCATTTGTGCTGCCGAAAAAGTAACTCCCGAAATTATAAACTTTATGTCCAAGCACGGAAGAGGATTAATTTGTGCCTCTCTTCCTGAAGATAGATGTAATGAATTAGGTTTAGAATTGATGGTAGGTAAAAATACCGCTCAGTTTGAAACACCATTTACCGTTTCGGTTGATTTAATAGGAGAGGGAACCACTACAGGGATTTCCGCTAGTGATAGATCGAAAACCATTCAAGCTTTAGTAAATCCAAATACCAAACCTGAGGTATTAGGTAAGCCTGGTCATATTTTTCCATTAAAAGCCAGGCAAGGTGGAGTTTTGCGAAGAACAGGACATACAGAAGCTGCAGTTGATTTTTCAAAATTAGCAGGCTTAACTCCTGGTGGGGTTTTAGTTGAAATCATGAATGAAGATGGTACTATGGCTCGTCTACCGGATTTGAGAATAGTAGCGGACAAATTCAATTTAAAATTAGTGGCGATAAAAGATTTAATCGAATACAGATTAAATAATGAGTCATTAGTGGAAGAAAAGGTGGACGTTGAAATGCCTACAGATTATGGTGATTTTAAATTGGTAGCTTTCGAGCAAACTACTACAAAAGATAACCACTTGGCTTTAGTTAAAGGTGAATGGAAAGAAGATGAGCCTGTTTTGGTTCGAGTGCATTCTTCTTGTTTAACTGGAGATATCTTCGGTTCCTGCCGATGCGATTGTGGTCCTCAACTTCATCAAGCTATGGAAATGATTGAAAAAGAAGGGAAAGGCGTGATTGTTTACATGAACCAAGAAGGTAGAGGAATCGGCTTGATGAATAAGCTGAAAGCTTATAAATTGCAAGAGCAAGGAATGGATACCGTAGAAGCAAATGTGGCTTTAGGTTTTAAAATGGATCAACGTGATTATGGTGTTGGAGCTCAAATTTTAAGGAAATTAGGCGTTAGAAAAATTAGATTAGTTTCAAATAACCCAACAAAAAGAGCAGGTTTATTAGGTTATGGCTTGGAAATTGTAGAAAATGTTGCATTAGAAATTCCACCAAATAAGCACAATGAAAACTATTTGCGAACTAAAAGAGATAAAATGGGGCACAGTATTCTTAAAAACAGCTAA
- the mscL gene encoding large-conductance mechanosensitive channel protein MscL produces the protein MTFFKEFKEFAIKGNVFDMAVGIIIGSAFTKVVNSIVADFIMPVLSIFIGQINFKDLAYVFQEAVLDEKGNVVKAAITINYGNLIQTTVDFLIIAFCIYIVVRMFNKLRKKSENEQDSSVVTPKNIELLSEIRDLLKEKNQR, from the coding sequence ATGACTTTCTTCAAAGAATTTAAGGAATTTGCCATAAAAGGAAATGTGTTTGACATGGCCGTAGGTATTATTATCGGATCAGCTTTCACTAAAGTTGTGAATTCTATAGTGGCTGATTTTATTATGCCTGTTTTAAGCATTTTCATTGGTCAAATTAATTTTAAAGATTTAGCTTATGTATTCCAAGAAGCTGTCTTAGATGAAAAAGGTAATGTAGTCAAAGCTGCTATAACTATTAATTATGGCAATCTGATTCAAACCACTGTTGATTTTCTGATCATTGCTTTTTGTATTTATATAGTGGTGAGGATGTTTAATAAGTTGAGAAAGAAATCTGAAAATGAGCAAGATAGTTCAGTAGTAACGCCTAAAAATATTGAGTTACTATCTGAGATTAGAGATTTGCTAAAAGAAAAAAATCAACGCTAG
- a CDS encoding deoxycytidylate deaminase has translation MEKPQFDDIFMELAVNLAKRSHCIKRHVGAVLTKETRIISIGYNGPPAGTHNCDEEFPGKGCGLDSKGSCMLAIHAEQNAIMYAVKNNASVENSTLYVTLSPCLSCARIIFSMGIKKVIYLNSYAHYKGLERDEGLDFLEKFGVEVEKYHGNLENVTHMI, from the coding sequence ATGGAAAAACCACAATTTGATGATATTTTCATGGAACTGGCTGTTAACCTTGCCAAACGCTCTCATTGCATCAAAAGGCATGTTGGCGCAGTACTTACAAAAGAGACTAGGATTATCTCTATTGGTTATAATGGCCCCCCTGCAGGAACACACAACTGTGATGAAGAATTTCCAGGAAAAGGCTGTGGTTTAGATTCCAAAGGTAGTTGTATGTTGGCTATTCATGCCGAGCAAAACGCCATTATGTATGCCGTGAAAAACAATGCTTCCGTTGAAAATTCCACGCTTTATGTCACCCTGTCCCCTTGCCTATCTTGTGCCCGTATAATTTTCAGCATGGGGATTAAGAAAGTAATCTATCTCAATTCTTATGCTCATTACAAAGGCTTGGAGAGAGATGAAGGATTAGACTTTTTGGAGAAATTTGGTGTGGAAGTCGAGAAATATCACGGGAATTTGGAGAATGTAACACATATGATTTAA
- the xseB gene encoding exodeoxyribonuclease VII small subunit, with product MAKKKQLGYEESLHKLEEILNRVENEEIPIDQLTELVNESMELLKNCKAMLKGTEKRVEDAFNEMEE from the coding sequence ATGGCGAAAAAGAAACAATTAGGCTATGAAGAGTCTCTTCACAAACTAGAAGAGATTTTGAATAGAGTAGAAAATGAGGAAATTCCTATCGATCAGCTTACTGAATTGGTGAACGAATCCATGGAGCTTCTGAAAAATTGTAAGGCCATGCTGAAAGGGACAGAGAAAAGAGTAGAGGATGCCTTTAATGAAATGGAAGAATAA
- a CDS encoding DUF2911 domain-containing protein: MKKLITSIFACFALIALISFDAEAQEALKQKPSPLGMVTYTFEDTYVKVTYGRPHLRGREAFTETAELAPLGKIWRTGANEATEITITEEIKMAGETVPAGTYSLFTIPGAKSWTIILNKDVGQWGAYKYDEENDLIRFEVPVNKSEDMFEPFTIRFDQANGEVSLQMIWANTMVSIPIEF, from the coding sequence ATGAAAAAATTAATCACATCTATTTTTGCTTGCTTTGCATTGATAGCTTTAATAAGTTTTGATGCTGAGGCTCAAGAAGCTTTGAAACAGAAACCTAGTCCATTAGGGATGGTGACTTACACTTTTGAAGATACTTATGTGAAAGTAACCTACGGAAGACCTCATTTAAGAGGTAGAGAGGCATTTACTGAAACAGCTGAACTAGCTCCTTTAGGTAAAATTTGGAGAACAGGAGCAAATGAGGCGACTGAAATTACAATTACTGAAGAAATAAAAATGGCTGGAGAGACGGTTCCTGCTGGTACTTATTCTCTTTTCACAATTCCAGGTGCTAAAAGTTGGACTATTATTCTTAACAAAGATGTTGGACAATGGGGAGCTTATAAATATGATGAAGAAAATGATTTGATAAGATTTGAAGTTCCTGTAAATAAGTCAGAAGATATGTTTGAACCTTTCACTATTCGTTTTGATCAAGCAAATGGGGAAGTAAGTCTTCAAATGATTTGGGCTAATACAATGGTGAGTATTCCGATTGAATTTTAG
- the surE gene encoding 5'/3'-nucleotidase SurE, translating into MTRPLILVSNDDGVTSKGIRNLIETMKDLGEVIVVAPNSPQSGMGHAITIGNTLRLDRTDIFGEDVVAYESSGTPADCVKLAKHHVLKDRTPDLIVSGINHGSNTSISVLYSGTMSAAIEGAIEGCPSIGFSLCDYAQDAEFEHTLPYVKAIAKQVLDSGLPKYTTLNVNFPPKRNEKIKGVKICRQARAKWEEEFDQRFDPNGRRYFWMAGNFVNFDKGEDNDEWAIANNYVSVVPCQFDMTAHHTISMLNDEWNIKID; encoded by the coding sequence ATGACTAGACCTCTAATTTTAGTGAGTAATGACGATGGGGTGACCAGCAAAGGAATCCGCAATTTGATAGAAACAATGAAAGATTTAGGTGAAGTAATTGTGGTTGCGCCTAATAGTCCTCAATCAGGTATGGGGCATGCTATCACCATTGGTAATACGCTTAGATTAGACAGAACTGATATTTTCGGAGAGGATGTAGTGGCTTATGAAAGTTCAGGAACGCCTGCAGATTGCGTGAAACTAGCAAAGCATCATGTCTTAAAAGATAGAACTCCCGATTTAATTGTTAGTGGCATTAATCATGGAAGTAATACATCCATAAGTGTTCTTTATTCGGGGACCATGTCTGCGGCTATTGAAGGTGCAATAGAAGGCTGTCCTTCCATAGGTTTTTCATTATGTGATTATGCGCAAGACGCTGAATTTGAACATACATTGCCTTATGTAAAAGCTATTGCAAAGCAAGTGCTCGATAGTGGATTGCCTAAATACACTACCTTGAATGTTAATTTCCCACCAAAGAGAAATGAAAAAATAAAAGGAGTTAAAATCTGCAGACAAGCAAGAGCCAAATGGGAGGAAGAATTTGATCAAAGATTCGATCCAAATGGTAGAAGATATTTCTGGATGGCTGGAAACTTCGTGAATTTTGACAAAGGTGAGGATAATGACGAATGGGCAATTGCTAATAATTATGTTTCAGTTGTTCCTTGCCAGTTTGATATGACGGCACATCATACCATCAGCATGCTGAATGACGAATGGAACATTAAAATTGATTAA
- a CDS encoding 3-keto-disaccharide hydrolase — MKKSLFIGFIALTAIYACNSEKKGNSEESADSTSTEEVVEEVAVEEKAGPNTLTAKEKEDGWKLLFDGKTTEGWRGYQKESFPAAWNIDKNAIHIQGSGRGEAGAQDGGDIVYEKEFADFHLKLEWMVDSAANSGILYRGKEKFDYIWKTAPEMQVLDNKHHPDAKLGKNGNRKAGSLYDLIAADPQNFKGHGTWNQAEVIAKGNDIVHIQNGDTVVQYTIGSDQMANLIANSKWADIGNDDWGNIASKGFIALQDHGDDVWFRNIKIKEMK, encoded by the coding sequence ATGAAAAAATCATTATTTATCGGTTTTATCGCTTTAACGGCAATTTATGCCTGCAATAGCGAAAAAAAAGGGAACTCTGAGGAGAGTGCAGATTCAACATCCACTGAAGAAGTAGTAGAAGAAGTTGCTGTAGAAGAAAAAGCAGGACCTAACACTTTAACTGCAAAAGAAAAAGAAGACGGCTGGAAGCTTTTATTCGATGGTAAAACTACTGAAGGATGGCGCGGATATCAAAAAGAAAGTTTTCCAGCAGCCTGGAATATAGACAAAAACGCGATCCATATTCAGGGTTCAGGTAGAGGAGAAGCTGGCGCTCAAGATGGAGGAGACATAGTTTATGAGAAAGAATTTGCAGACTTCCATCTTAAATTAGAATGGATGGTAGATAGTGCAGCAAATTCAGGTATTCTATATCGTGGTAAAGAAAAGTTCGATTATATCTGGAAGACTGCTCCTGAAATGCAGGTATTAGATAATAAGCACCATCCTGATGCTAAATTAGGAAAGAATGGAAATAGAAAAGCAGGATCATTATATGACCTAATTGCAGCAGATCCTCAAAATTTCAAAGGACATGGAACTTGGAATCAAGCTGAGGTTATTGCAAAAGGAAATGATATTGTTCACATACAAAATGGAGACACTGTAGTTCAATATACTATTGGTTCAGATCAAATGGCAAATCTAATTGCTAACAGTAAATGGGCTGATATTGGTAATGATGATTGGGGTAATATTGCGTCAAAAGGCTTTATTGCCCTTCAGGATCATGGTGATGACGTATGGTTCAGAAATATTAAGATTAAGGAAATGAAGTAG